Proteins found in one Drosophila busckii strain San Diego stock center, stock number 13000-0081.31 chromosome 2R, ASM1175060v1, whole genome shotgun sequence genomic segment:
- the LOC108594617 gene encoding uncharacterized protein LOC108594617 codes for MRLLQLLIVALIIAYPCDVLGDRGGRRGKGKNKNKNGPCGKKYLRQINGKCYYFSGKKMNWFGAQNSCLRKGLMLADLANLEEYKAVLSALRTRGNMEDFWFGANDLQTEGRFTYIANGRLVRYFGEGTAPEPTQRSNLDDCMEVRLRENTTTMTDDNCQEQQFFICQQAEIKCTFPVEDDEGDGMHHSHEHLHHFHHDPAKADNKGSNQESLESDSRPADNSNSAEVGESEEAKKSGESPENAGQGGEGEEETTGDDNEATTEANATTTAEGVTGEGESTAEGAGTGETTAAPAEGASLPAGEGESTTAPADGASAAAAEGETTAAPAEGASAPAGDGESTAAPAEGAASPAGGGETTAAPAEGAASPAGGGETTAAPADGAAPPAGDGETTAAPAEGA; via the exons ATGAGGTTGCTGCAATTACTGATAGTGGCCCTAATCATCGCCTATCCCTGTGATGTGTTAGGCGATCGTGGTGGGCGTCGTGGCAAGGGTAAGAATAAGAACAAGAATGGTCCTTGTGGCAAGAAATACTTGCGCCAGATCAATGGCAAATGCTATTACTTTTCGGGTAAAAAG ATGAACTGGTTTGGTGCGCAGAACAGTTGTCTGCGCAAGGGTCTTATGTTGGCCGATCTGGCTAACTTGGAGGAATATAAGGCGGTTCTTAGTGCACTTCGCACGCGTGGCAATATGGAGGACTTCTGGTTTGGTGCCAACGATTTGCAGACCGAGGGAAGATTCACATATATAGCCAATGGTCGCCTTGTGCGTTACTTTGGCGAGGGCACGGCGCCGGAGCCAACGCAAAGATCCAATTTGGATGACTGCATGGAGGTGCGACTGCGTGAGAATACCACCACGATGACCGATGACAATTGCCAGGAGCAGCAATTCTTTATATGCCAGCAGGCggaaataaaatgcacattcCCAGTGGAGGATGACGAGGGCGATGGCATGCATCACAGCCACGAGCATTTGCATCACTTCCATCACGATCCTGCAAAAGCTGATAATAAGGGGAGCAACCAGGAAAGTCTGGAAAGCGATTCACGGCCGGCTGATAATTCGAATTCAGCGGAAGTCGGAGAGTCGGAGGAGGCCAAAAAGTCCGGTGAAAGCCCAGAGAATGCGGGTCAAGGTGGAGAGGGTGAGGAAGAAACGACCGGAGATGATAACGAGGCGACAACGGAAGCGAACGCAACTACGACTGCTGAGGGCGTAACAGGAGAAGGAGAATCTACAGCGGAAGGAGCAGGTACGGGAGAAACTACAGCTGCACCAGCAGAAGGAGCAAGTCTGCCAGCAGGAGAAGGAGAATCTACAACTGCACCAGCAGACGGAGCAagtgcggcagcagcagagggAGAAACCACAGCTGCACCAGCGGAAGGAGCAAGTGCGCCAGCAGGAGATGGAGAATCTACAGCTGCACCAGCAGAAGGAGCAGCTTCGCCAGCAGGAGGCGGAGAAACTACAGCCGCACCAGCAGAAGGAGCAGCTTCGCCAGCAGGAGGCGGAGAAACTACAGCTGCACCAGCGGACGGAGCAGCTCCGCCAGCAGGAGACGGAGAAACTACAGCTGCACCAGCGGAAGGGGCCTAA
- the LOC108597205 gene encoding mucin-7: MKHLIIAIIAVLSAVPQQQFLSSAAAGCPRRYLRRINGKCYYFSVKKLNWYGALNNCLRKGLTLADLSNPRDFYGAIDFLSSKGNTEDFWFGGNDLHHEGRFQYISTGRLVRFYSNYSIVEPAENSECDDCLEVRIRSNITVVADDNCLERQYFICSERYCGPGEGPQAAKPRHHSHEHLHHFHHDIGEASVAEDDEFETQDPTRDDDAHEDKSEEAVAIDDVTDAAPAPSGASGEKADAAEGETTAAEGEGGETTAAAEGQETTPEGGASATAEGDASATTAAGDAASPAEGDATTPAADASPAEGDATTPAEGDATTPAAGDATTPAEGDATTPAAGDATTPAAGDAASPAPDAAPQALESAAPAAPST, encoded by the exons ATGAAACATCTAATAATTGCGATCATTGCCGTGCTTAGTGCGGTGCCTCAGCAGCAGTTCCTCAGCTCTGCGGCTGCAGGCTGCCCACGCCGCTATCTGAGACGCATCAATGGCAAATGCTACTACTTTTCGGTTAAAAAG TTGAATTGGTATGGCGCATTGAACAATTGTTTGCGCAAGGGTCTGACGCTGGCCGATCTCAGCAATCCCCGAGATTTCTACGGCGCCATTGACTTTCTCAGCTCCAAAGGCAATACGGAGGACTTTTGGTTCGGTGGCAACGATTTGCATCATGAGGGGCGCTTCCAGTACATAAGCACTGGACGCTTGGTGCGCTTCTATAGCAATTACAGCATTGTGGAGCCGGCGGAGAACTCCGAGTGCGATGATTGCTTGGAGGTGCGCATACGCTCCAATATCACCGTTGTGGCCGATGACAACTGCCTGGAGCGGCAGTATTTCATATGCTCTGAGCGCTATTGTGGACCCGGCGAGGGTCCGCAAGCTGCCAAGCCGCGTCATCACAGTCACGAGCATTTGCATCACTTCCATCATGACATTGGTGAGGCAAGTGTGGCCGAAGATGATGAATTTGAAACGCAGGATCCAACGCGAGATGACGACGCGCATGAGGACAAGTCTGAAGAGGCCGTTGCCATTGATGATGTGACAgatgcagctccagctccttcCGGTGCTAGTGGCGAAAAGGCAGATGCGGCCGAAGGTGAAACCACTGCTGCTGAGGGTGAGGGTGGGGAAACAACTGCTGCGGCAGAGGGACAAGAGACAACGCCAGAAGGAGGCGCGTCGGCGACAGCAGAAGGAGATGCTTcggcaacgacagcagcaggagaCGCTGCTTCGCCAGCAGAAGGAGACGCTACTACCCCAGCGGCAGATGCTTCGCCAGCAGAAGGAGACGCTACTACGCCAGCAGAAGGAGATGCTACTACGCCAGCGGCGGGAGACGCTACTACGCCAGCAGAAGGAGATGCTACTACACCAGCGGCAGGAGACGCAACTACGCCAGCGGCAGGAGATGCTGCTTCGCCAGCACCAGATGCGGCTCCGCAAGCGCTAGAATCGGCTGCGCCAGCGGCTCCGTCAACATGA